A genomic region of Georgenia sp. TF02-10 contains the following coding sequences:
- the dapA gene encoding 4-hydroxy-tetrahydrodipicolinate synthase: MTAPPFGTVLTAMVTPLREDMTIDFDGAQKVARHLVDHGHDGIVVSGTTGESPTTTVAEDGEVLAAVRDAVGPDVTLVAGVGTNDTRTSLELARQAEKVGADGLLLVTPYYSKPGQRGLLEHFRQVASASDVPVMLYDVPGRTGTTIGLEVYREVAGWDTVVAVKEATGDLARGTRLVDLGFAIYSGDDALNLAWLAHGAVGFVSVVGHVLGDRLRQMLEAFHHGDPVAARDSYSGMLPAIEAIMGAPNYGATTAKAALQLVGVLDNRRVRSPLVELDDTELAALRAGLEAAGVEVVA, translated from the coding sequence ATGACTGCGCCCCCCTTCGGCACCGTGCTGACCGCGATGGTCACCCCCTTGCGGGAGGACATGACAATTGACTTCGACGGGGCCCAGAAGGTTGCACGCCACCTCGTCGACCACGGGCACGACGGGATCGTGGTCTCGGGCACGACCGGCGAGTCGCCGACGACCACCGTCGCCGAGGATGGCGAGGTCCTCGCCGCCGTCCGCGACGCCGTCGGGCCCGACGTCACGCTGGTGGCCGGGGTCGGCACCAACGACACCCGCACCTCGCTCGAGCTCGCCCGGCAGGCCGAGAAGGTCGGCGCCGACGGCCTGCTGCTGGTGACGCCGTACTACAGCAAGCCGGGCCAGCGCGGGCTCCTCGAGCACTTCCGCCAGGTCGCCTCGGCGTCCGACGTCCCGGTGATGCTCTACGACGTCCCCGGTCGGACGGGCACGACGATCGGCCTCGAGGTCTACCGGGAGGTCGCCGGCTGGGACACGGTGGTCGCCGTGAAGGAGGCCACCGGCGACCTCGCCCGCGGCACCCGACTGGTCGACCTGGGGTTCGCGATCTACTCCGGCGACGACGCGCTCAACCTGGCCTGGCTCGCCCACGGCGCCGTGGGCTTCGTCTCCGTCGTCGGCCACGTGCTGGGCGACCGGCTGCGGCAGATGCTCGAGGCGTTCCACCACGGAGACCCGGTGGCCGCCCGCGACAGCTACTCCGGGATGCTGCCTGCGATCGAGGCGATCATGGGTGCCCCCAACTACGGCGCCACCACGGCGAAGGCGGCGCTGCAGCTCGTCGGCGTGCTCGACAACCGACGGGTCCGGTCGCCCCTCGTCGAGCTCGACGACACCGAGCTCGCCGCCCTCCGGGCCGGCCTGGAGGCCGCTGGCGTCGAGGTCGTTGCATGA
- a CDS encoding M4 family metallopeptidase produces MKILSRGHSLTLGLALIAAGLAAPPMMNTATAAPKPDPTAVEKIRQAADGAVALRTNPATGKAGIVRAKARGGDLLPSVAADTVAEAKAKADRYVDRYAADVFGVEASQLEPTEVFTDRYGSSITFTQSYDGIPVFGAELKAHVDKSGRLTSVNGFVAPDAEVDTTATVSEEQATARALGAVKSRPSGYEDALPDAVADTLEVRSADQAIYRMGSTRGIPGKSRLAWVVEVWNQDTVRETVILDAATGKVLNRWSMMAHALDRELYEGAYDPENLVWEEGDPFPGELDEDQQNEVLGTAEAYWMFMNTFGYDAWDGEGGQMITVNNDPTINCPNANWNGVTTNYCTGVTGDDTVAHEWGHAYTESTSGLIYQWQSGAMNEAYSDIWGETVDMLNDRHNEGGETQDDPVLRTPGQCSDYTRSAVDMEITAPEEVAGPCEAIPASFGPVFGQEPVTGTAVVATDEANEEGPTTTDGCTAYDNADEVEGQWAYVDRGTCTFQVKADNAVAAGAVGIVVGNTESGAMTSMSGVADLYGVMVSYTDGAKFKEAGEPVSFEISAVPADTDETYRWLSGESDPAFGGAIRDMWNPNCYGDPGRVSDAEYTCDEEYDDAGGVHTNSGVVNRTFAILVDGLPGVVQPIGLDKAANIFWHTQTNHLTPTSGFAELADGLEASCATLTGQDINAVTLGEPTEPDGSDGAATPELADPITGADCAAVTDAIAETQLRREPVKCNFQPLLEKGEVSCGKGLESTTTWSEDFEDGLEGWTQDHEFGNYGGIGFPQLGGAVHHPWVTTDDMPTVTDYPGGSGSRAPSTVAYGADPTTGSCAGDEDDESSRNGLISPVIEVPEGFQPRLSFDHLVATEALYDGGNVKYSTDGGETFEVVPDDAWVFNEPRGELETAAAGNSNPLAGEPGFTGTDGGESTGSWGTSVISLPRLGLIPGDTVQFRFDMGRDGCNGVDGWYVDDVRVTICEEADEAPAKANTNTKVVSVKPKKIKRNKPFTVKVKVNSADTPKGKVQIRKGKRVLARGTLNKNGVVTIKVGKRKLAVGRHQLVAVYLGNASFKASRDTFRVRVVRR; encoded by the coding sequence GTGAAAATTCTGTCTCGGGGCCACAGCTTGACGCTCGGCCTCGCCCTCATCGCCGCCGGCCTGGCGGCACCCCCGATGATGAACACCGCGACGGCGGCGCCCAAGCCGGACCCCACCGCGGTCGAGAAGATCCGGCAGGCCGCCGACGGCGCCGTGGCACTCCGCACCAACCCCGCGACCGGCAAGGCAGGCATCGTCCGCGCCAAGGCGCGCGGCGGCGACCTGCTGCCGTCCGTGGCCGCCGACACCGTCGCGGAGGCCAAGGCCAAGGCCGACCGGTACGTCGACCGCTACGCCGCCGACGTGTTCGGCGTGGAGGCCAGCCAGCTCGAGCCGACCGAGGTCTTCACGGACCGCTACGGCTCCTCGATCACCTTCACCCAGTCCTACGACGGCATCCCCGTCTTCGGCGCCGAGCTGAAGGCGCACGTCGACAAGAGCGGCCGGCTCACGTCGGTCAACGGCTTCGTCGCGCCCGACGCCGAGGTCGACACCACCGCGACGGTCTCCGAGGAGCAGGCGACGGCCCGGGCCCTCGGCGCGGTCAAGAGCCGCCCGTCGGGCTACGAGGACGCCCTCCCGGACGCCGTCGCCGACACCCTCGAGGTGCGCTCGGCCGACCAGGCGATCTACCGGATGGGCTCCACCCGCGGCATCCCGGGCAAGTCCCGGCTCGCGTGGGTGGTCGAGGTCTGGAACCAGGACACGGTCCGCGAGACCGTCATCCTGGACGCCGCCACCGGCAAGGTCCTCAACCGCTGGTCGATGATGGCGCACGCCCTCGACCGCGAGCTCTACGAGGGGGCCTACGACCCGGAGAACCTGGTCTGGGAGGAGGGCGACCCGTTCCCGGGCGAGCTCGACGAGGACCAGCAGAACGAGGTCCTCGGCACGGCCGAGGCCTACTGGATGTTCATGAACACCTTCGGCTACGACGCCTGGGACGGCGAGGGCGGCCAGATGATCACGGTCAACAACGACCCGACCATCAACTGCCCCAACGCCAACTGGAACGGCGTCACGACCAACTACTGCACCGGCGTCACCGGTGACGACACGGTCGCGCACGAGTGGGGCCACGCCTACACCGAGTCGACCTCGGGCCTCATCTACCAGTGGCAGTCGGGCGCGATGAACGAGGCGTACTCCGACATCTGGGGCGAGACGGTCGACATGCTCAACGACCGCCACAACGAGGGCGGCGAGACGCAGGACGACCCGGTGCTGCGCACGCCCGGCCAGTGCTCGGACTACACCCGCTCCGCGGTCGACATGGAGATCACCGCCCCGGAGGAGGTCGCCGGTCCCTGTGAGGCGATCCCGGCGTCCTTCGGCCCGGTGTTCGGCCAGGAGCCCGTGACGGGCACCGCCGTGGTGGCGACCGACGAGGCCAACGAGGAGGGCCCGACGACCACCGACGGCTGCACGGCGTACGACAACGCCGACGAGGTCGAGGGCCAGTGGGCCTACGTCGACCGCGGCACCTGCACCTTCCAGGTCAAGGCGGACAACGCCGTGGCCGCGGGTGCGGTCGGCATCGTGGTCGGCAACACCGAGTCCGGTGCGATGACGTCGATGTCGGGCGTCGCCGACCTCTACGGCGTGATGGTGTCGTACACGGACGGCGCGAAGTTCAAGGAGGCCGGCGAGCCCGTGTCCTTCGAGATCTCCGCGGTGCCGGCTGACACGGACGAGACGTACCGCTGGCTCTCCGGCGAGTCCGACCCGGCGTTCGGCGGCGCGATCCGCGACATGTGGAACCCGAACTGCTACGGCGACCCGGGCCGCGTCTCCGACGCCGAGTACACCTGCGACGAGGAGTACGACGACGCGGGGGGCGTGCACACCAACTCCGGTGTGGTCAACCGCACCTTCGCGATCCTCGTCGACGGCCTCCCCGGTGTCGTCCAGCCGATCGGGCTGGACAAGGCGGCCAACATCTTCTGGCACACGCAGACCAACCACCTGACGCCGACCTCGGGCTTCGCCGAGCTGGCCGACGGCCTGGAGGCCTCGTGCGCCACGCTGACCGGCCAGGACATCAACGCGGTGACGCTCGGCGAGCCGACGGAGCCCGACGGCTCCGACGGTGCGGCCACGCCCGAGCTGGCCGACCCGATCACCGGCGCCGACTGCGCAGCGGTGACCGACGCCATCGCCGAGACCCAGCTGCGGAGGGAGCCCGTGAAGTGCAACTTCCAGCCGCTGCTCGAGAAGGGTGAGGTCTCCTGCGGCAAGGGCCTCGAGTCGACCACGACCTGGTCGGAGGACTTCGAGGACGGCCTCGAGGGCTGGACCCAGGACCACGAGTTCGGCAACTACGGCGGGATCGGCTTCCCGCAGCTCGGCGGCGCCGTCCACCACCCGTGGGTGACGACCGACGACATGCCGACGGTCACCGACTACCCCGGTGGCAGCGGGAGCCGGGCGCCGTCCACGGTCGCCTACGGTGCCGACCCGACGACCGGCAGCTGCGCGGGCGACGAGGACGACGAGTCGTCCCGCAACGGGCTGATCTCGCCGGTCATCGAGGTCCCGGAGGGCTTCCAGCCGCGGCTCTCGTTCGACCACCTCGTGGCGACCGAGGCGCTGTACGACGGCGGCAACGTCAAGTACAGCACCGACGGCGGGGAGACCTTCGAGGTCGTTCCTGACGACGCGTGGGTGTTCAACGAGCCGCGCGGGGAGCTCGAGACGGCCGCGGCCGGCAACAGCAACCCGCTGGCCGGCGAGCCCGGCTTCACCGGCACCGACGGCGGCGAGAGCACCGGGTCGTGGGGCACCTCGGTCATCAGCCTGCCGCGGCTCGGCCTGATCCCGGGCGACACCGTGCAGTTCCGGTTCGACATGGGTCGCGACGGCTGCAACGGTGTCGACGGCTGGTACGTCGACGACGTCCGGGTGACCATCTGCGAGGAGGCCGACGAGGCTCCCGCGAAGGCCAACACCAACACCAAGGTGGTCTCGGTCAAGCCCAAGAAGATCAAGCGCAACAAGCCCTTCACCGTCAAGGTGAAGGTCAACAGCGCCGACACCCCGAAGGGCAAGGTGCAGATCCGCAAGGGCAAGCGGGTCCTGGCCCGGGGCACGCTCAACAAGAACGGCGTGGTCACCATCAAGGTGGGCAAGCGCAAGCTCGCGGTCGGGCGGCACCAGCTGGTCGCCGTCTACCTCGGCAACGCGTCGTTCAAGGCGAGCAGGGACACCTTCCGGGTGCGGGTGGTCCGCAGGTGA
- a CDS encoding ribonuclease J — protein sequence MSHPHPELGPPAELPKGGLRVIPLGGLGEVGRNMTVFEYDGRLLIVDCGVLFPDEHHPGVDLILPDFAPIRDRLDAVEALVLTHGHEDHIGATPYLLREREDIPLVGSELTLALVNSKIREHRLKQTAFQTVKEGDRVSFGPFDLEFVAVNHSIPDALAVAIRTGAGMVLHTGDFKMDQLPLDGRITDLRAFARLGEEGVDLFLTDSTNAEVPGFTTQEKKITPVLDQVFRDADQRIIVACFASHVHRVQQILDTAVAHGRKVAFVGRSMVRNMGIARDLGYLTIPPGVMVEAKELAELPPERQVLISTGSQGEPMSALARIANRTHNFVHLEAGDTVVLASSLIPGNENAVYRVINGLARWGAHVVHKGNALVHVSGHASAGELLYCYNIVRPRNVLPVHGEIRHMLANGALAKETGVDNVVYAEDGVVVDLVDGVAKVVGKVDVGYVFVDGQSIGDVTEAELKDRRILGEEGFISVIVVVDSVAGKVSAGPEIHARGHAWAHSDFEGIKQPIVDAVNRSIEEGNTDTYQLQQTVRRTIGRWVSNTHRRRPMIIPVVVEA from the coding sequence ATGAGCCACCCGCACCCCGAGCTCGGCCCCCCGGCGGAGCTGCCGAAGGGCGGCCTGCGGGTCATCCCCCTCGGCGGCCTCGGCGAGGTCGGCCGCAACATGACCGTCTTCGAGTACGACGGCCGGCTCCTGATCGTCGACTGCGGCGTCCTCTTCCCCGACGAGCACCACCCCGGCGTCGACCTGATCCTCCCCGACTTCGCCCCCATCCGCGACCGGCTCGACGCCGTCGAGGCGCTGGTGCTGACCCACGGTCACGAGGACCACATCGGCGCGACGCCGTACCTGCTCCGCGAGCGGGAGGACATCCCCCTCGTCGGCTCCGAGCTGACCCTCGCCCTGGTCAACAGCAAGATCCGCGAGCACCGGCTCAAGCAGACCGCGTTCCAGACGGTCAAGGAGGGCGACCGGGTCAGCTTCGGCCCGTTCGACCTCGAGTTCGTCGCCGTCAACCACTCGATCCCCGACGCGCTCGCCGTGGCGATCCGCACCGGCGCCGGGATGGTGCTGCACACCGGCGACTTCAAGATGGACCAGCTGCCGCTCGACGGCCGGATCACCGACCTGCGGGCGTTCGCCCGGCTGGGGGAGGAGGGGGTCGACCTCTTCCTGACCGACTCCACCAACGCCGAGGTGCCGGGCTTCACCACCCAGGAGAAGAAGATCACCCCGGTCCTCGACCAGGTCTTCCGCGACGCCGACCAGCGGATCATCGTCGCCTGCTTCGCCTCCCACGTGCACCGCGTGCAGCAGATCCTCGACACCGCCGTCGCCCACGGCCGCAAGGTCGCGTTCGTCGGCCGGTCGATGGTGCGCAACATGGGCATCGCCCGCGACCTCGGCTACCTCACGATCCCGCCCGGCGTGATGGTCGAGGCCAAGGAGCTCGCCGAGCTGCCGCCGGAGCGGCAGGTGCTGATCTCGACCGGGTCGCAGGGGGAGCCGATGAGCGCTCTCGCGCGGATCGCCAACCGCACCCACAACTTCGTCCACCTGGAGGCGGGCGACACCGTGGTGCTGGCGTCCAGCCTGATCCCCGGCAACGAGAACGCGGTCTACCGCGTCATCAACGGCCTCGCCCGGTGGGGCGCCCACGTCGTGCACAAGGGCAACGCACTCGTGCACGTCAGCGGCCACGCCAGCGCCGGCGAGCTGCTCTACTGCTACAACATCGTGCGGCCCCGCAACGTGCTGCCGGTCCACGGCGAGATCCGGCACATGCTGGCCAACGGCGCGCTGGCCAAGGAGACCGGCGTCGACAACGTCGTCTACGCCGAGGACGGCGTCGTGGTCGACCTGGTCGACGGCGTCGCGAAGGTGGTCGGCAAGGTCGACGTGGGCTACGTGTTCGTCGACGGCCAGTCGATCGGCGACGTGACCGAGGCCGAGCTGAAGGACCGCCGGATCCTCGGTGAGGAGGGCTTCATCTCGGTGATCGTGGTCGTCGACTCGGTCGCCGGGAAGGTCTCCGCCGGGCCCGAGATCCACGCCCGCGGTCACGCCTGGGCCCACTCCGACTTCGAGGGCATCAAGCAGCCGATCGTCGACGCGGTCAACCGCTCGATCGAGGAAGGCAACACCGACACCTACCAGCTGCAGCAGACGGTGCGCCGCACGATCGGGCGCTGGGTGAGCAACACCCACCGTCGCCGGCCGATGATCATCCCGGTCGTCGTCGAGGCGTAG